The proteins below are encoded in one region of Helianthus annuus cultivar XRQ/B chromosome 2, HanXRQr2.0-SUNRISE, whole genome shotgun sequence:
- the LOC110907914 gene encoding F-box/kelch-repeat protein At3g23880, whose product MAEVVHEDLVEHILVRSDVEDLLRFKRVCKSWHSLITSSRFVNRHLKHSYNKDRIDNQIGHRRVTYVDDDRKDQELVGSSNGLVCIASFFGFEFSVVNPLIGEVTRLKRDFMGFSLCWGFGFDSSTDDYKVIVKRKNQTCVRVMSLKSNVWRVIEEVKYKFITKTGILSNGALHWIVEDENSKKLIISFDLSKEEFKEIPQPDDVRYGCSSNSHLGIVKECLCIFRQSNCCFLDDLWMMKSYNVKDSWEHLPHNHNMKHDIVHHLKGDVSWFSSTFEHHWGCECGWKNTAAPIFVQSLVSPHVNGRPASAINIMRNSRGFSIDAPPDPGYRRYNGSSIDAPPDPGYRRYNGSSIDTPPDPGYRHYNGSSIDVPPDLVSPHYNERPKPDKIIRGPFSCALTLLKKQSR is encoded by the exons ATGGCAGAGGTTGTTCATGAAGATTTGGTTGAGCATATACTCGTAAGATCAGATGTGGAGGATCTGCTACGTTTCAAGAGAGTGTGTAAGTCATGGCATTCTTTAATCACAAGTTCTCGTTTTGTTAATCGTCACCTTAAGCATAGTTACAACAAAGATCGCATCGACAACCAGATTGGACATAGAAGAGTTACTTACGTAGATGATGACCGTAAGGATCAGGAGCTTGTTGGTTCTTCCAATGGCCTGGTTTGCATTGCCTCTTTTTTTGGTTTTGAATTTTCAGTAGTCAATCCCTTGATAGGAGAGGTAACACGGCTGAAGAGAGATTTTATGGGTTTTTCCTTATGTTggggttttggttttgattcatCCACAGATGATTACAAGGTCATCGTAAAACGCAAGAATCAAACATGTGTTCGGGTGATGAGTTTAAAATCAAATGTTTGGAGAGTTATTGAAGAAGTGAAGTACAAATTTATTACTAAGACTGGTATTCTAAGCAATGGTGCACTTCACTGGATTGTAGAAGATGAAAATAGTAAGAAACTAATTATTTCTTTTGATTTATCCAAAGAAGAATTTAAAGAAATCCCCCAACCTGATGATGTAAGATATGGATGTAGTTCTAATAGTCACCTGGGAATTGTCAAAGAATGTTTGTGCATATTTCGTCAATCAAACTGTTGTTTTCTTGACGATTTATGGATGATGAAAAGCTACAATGTAAAAGACTCTTGGGAACATCTGCCGCATAATCATAATATGAAGCATGATATTGTACACCACTTGAAGGGAGATGTATCATGGTTTTCAAGTACTTTCGAACATCATTGGGGTTGTGAATGCGGTTGGAAGAATACTGCTGCACCGATATTTGTGCAGAGCCTTGTATCTCCACATGTAAATGGGAGGCCAGCTAGTGCTATTAATATCATGAGGAATTCTAGGGGGTTTTCTATTGATGCTCCGCCAGACCCTGGATATCGCCGTTATAATGGGAGTTCTATTGATGCTCCACCGGACCCTGGATATCGCCGTTATAACGGGAGTTCTATTGATACTCCCCCGGACCCTGGATATCGCCATTATAATGGGAGTTCTATTGATGTTCCACCGGACCTTGTATCTCCTCATTATAATGAGAGGCCGAAGCCCGACAAG ATAATAAGAGGACCATTTTCCTGTGCGTTGACGCTATTGAAGAAGCAGTCAAGATGA